The Candidatus Limnocylindrales bacterium genome has a window encoding:
- a CDS encoding vitamin B12-dependent ribonucleotide reductase produces the protein MLKTMKNREVPSISTKTRGLKIKRFYTTPEVHPFEEVEWELRVASFTDEKGETIFEQREVEVPKFWSQTATNVVIRKYFYGALGTPRRERSVKSLINRVARTITDWGLKDGYFTSCEDAETFYHELCHILVHQKAAFNSPVWFNVGIEEHPQCSGSFINSVEDTLESVLDLIKTEGILFKYGSGTGTNFSTLRSSKEKLSGGGKSSGPVSFMRGCDTMAGIIKSGGRTGRAAKMAILNIDHPDILEFIDCKANEEKKAWALIEAGYNGEFNVSGGAYDTVAFQNANHSVRVTDDFMWAVLQDKKWQTRAVTTGEVVDTYSARDLMKRIVDSAYICGDPGLQFDTTINDWHTCPASGRIQASNSCSEFMFLDNSACILGSLNLMKFRHEGSWDVAGFCHVVSIMTIAMEILVGNSGYPTQTIQGNSQKFRPLGLGYANLGALLMSEGLPYDSDAGRAYAGAITALMSGQAYKTSAMIARELGPFQEYAVNREPMLKVIKKHISYLAKIDRLEISRSLIEVAEQVWEDAYRMGQRYGYRNAQVTLLAPTGTIGFYMDCDTTGVEPDISLVKYKKLAGGGLIKIVNRTVPEALKKLGYSTEQIHAIVEYIDQNDTIEGAPGLKPEHLAVFDCAFKPSKGTRSIHYSGHLKMLGAVQPFLSGGVSKTINMPQEATPEDIWQVYMEAWKMGLKAVAVYRDGCKRTQPLSTSVS, from the coding sequence ATGTTGAAAACCATGAAAAATAGAGAAGTTCCATCGATTTCAACGAAAACCAGGGGCTTAAAGATAAAGAGATTTTACACCACCCCGGAGGTGCATCCCTTTGAGGAAGTAGAATGGGAACTCCGGGTGGCCAGCTTTACCGATGAAAAAGGTGAAACGATTTTTGAGCAGAGAGAGGTGGAGGTTCCGAAATTTTGGTCTCAGACGGCAACCAATGTAGTCATACGAAAATATTTTTATGGAGCTTTAGGAACTCCCCGGCGAGAGCGGAGTGTCAAGAGTTTGATTAATCGTGTTGCTCGAACCATCACGGATTGGGGTCTTAAAGATGGGTATTTTACTTCCTGTGAAGATGCCGAAACCTTCTACCACGAACTCTGTCATATTTTAGTTCATCAGAAAGCCGCTTTTAATAGCCCAGTATGGTTCAACGTAGGAATTGAAGAGCATCCCCAATGTTCGGGATCTTTTATCAACTCTGTGGAGGATACTCTGGAGTCGGTTTTAGATCTCATTAAAACAGAGGGAATACTTTTTAAATATGGATCGGGTACCGGGACCAATTTCTCTACCTTACGTTCCTCTAAGGAGAAGCTCTCCGGAGGTGGTAAATCCAGTGGACCGGTTTCCTTCATGCGGGGGTGTGATACCATGGCGGGTATCATAAAAAGTGGCGGTCGTACAGGCCGTGCCGCTAAGATGGCCATTTTGAATATAGATCACCCGGATATTTTGGAATTTATCGACTGCAAGGCCAATGAAGAGAAAAAAGCCTGGGCGCTCATCGAAGCCGGGTACAACGGAGAATTTAATGTGTCCGGTGGAGCCTATGACACGGTGGCTTTTCAGAACGCAAACCACAGCGTTCGGGTTACAGATGATTTTATGTGGGCTGTCTTACAGGATAAGAAATGGCAAACCCGGGCCGTGACTACCGGCGAGGTTGTGGATACCTATTCAGCTCGAGATCTAATGAAGCGGATCGTGGATTCAGCCTATATCTGTGGGGATCCCGGTTTACAATTCGATACCACCATCAATGACTGGCATACCTGTCCGGCTTCCGGTCGTATTCAGGCTTCCAACTCCTGTAGTGAATTCATGTTTTTGGATAATTCGGCCTGTATTCTGGGGTCTCTAAACCTAATGAAATTTCGCCATGAAGGTTCTTGGGATGTAGCAGGGTTCTGCCATGTGGTAAGTATCATGACCATCGCCATGGAGATCCTGGTCGGTAATTCCGGCTATCCCACCCAAACCATCCAGGGAAATAGCCAGAAATTTCGTCCCCTGGGGTTGGGATATGCCAATTTAGGAGCGCTTCTGATGTCGGAGGGTCTCCCCTATGACAGCGATGCCGGCCGGGCTTATGCCGGAGCTATTACAGCCCTCATGAGTGGGCAGGCTTATAAAACCTCTGCCATGATCGCCAGAGAACTCGGTCCCTTCCAGGAGTATGCCGTAAATCGGGAACCCATGTTAAAGGTCATTAAAAAACACATTTCTTATCTGGCTAAAATAGACCGCCTAGAGATATCTCGATCTTTAATAGAGGTGGCCGAACAGGTTTGGGAGGATGCTTATCGCATGGGCCAGCGGTATGGGTATCGGAATGCCCAGGTCACCCTTTTAGCTCCTACAGGGACTATAGGATTTTACATGGATTGTGATACCACCGGGGTGGAGCCGGATATCAGTCTGGTTAAATATAAAAAACTGGCAGGGGGAGGTTTAATCAAAATAGTCAACCGGACGGTTCCGGAGGCTTTGAAAAAGTTGGGCTATTCTACAGAGCAGATCCACGCCATCGTTGAGTATATCGATCAGAACGATACCATTGAAGGAGCCCCGGGGCTAAAACCGGAGCATCTTGCCGTCTTTGACTGTGCGTTCAAACCCTCAAAAGGAACCCGATCCATCCATTATAGCGGTCATCTCAAGATGTTAGGGGCCGTTCAGCCTTTCTTGTCGGGGGGAGTGTCCAAAACCATTAATATGCCCCAGGAGGCGACCCCTGAAGACATCTGGCAGGTATATATGGAGGCCTGGAAGATGGGGCTTAAAGCGGTCGCGGTATATCGAGATGGCTGCAAACGGACTCAACCCCTGAGTACTTCGGTGAGTTGA
- a CDS encoding glycine zipper 2TM domain-containing protein — protein sequence MRKASLIWLVTGALLWASGCTGYSTQTGAAIGAGAGALAGQALGHNTRSTLLGTALGGITGAVVGNAIDKYNEQRYGPPPHPTWGRSDYNTGYGHWVTVPGQWVQGQWVPEHQVWVPDLPGWNSSPQLPPVPLKQETVMNRSGYPD from the coding sequence ATGAGAAAGGCAAGTTTAATTTGGTTAGTTACAGGTGCTTTACTCTGGGCTTCAGGGTGTACCGGATATAGTACCCAAACGGGAGCTGCTATCGGTGCCGGAGCCGGGGCCCTGGCCGGACAGGCCTTAGGTCATAATACCCGGAGTACTTTACTTGGTACAGCCTTAGGGGGGATAACCGGAGCTGTGGTGGGAAATGCCATAGATAAATACAATGAACAGAGGTATGGTCCCCCCCCTCATCCTACCTGGGGTCGCTCTGATTATAATACCGGCTACGGTCATTGGGTAACCGTTCCAGGTCAATGGGTCCAGGGGCAATGGGTTCCAGAACATCAGGTATGGGTTCCAGATTTACCGGGCTGGAATAGTTCTCCACAACTACCTCCGGTCCCCTTAAAGCAAGAGACTGTGATGAATAGATCCGGATACCCGGATTAG
- a CDS encoding EAL domain-containing protein, with the protein MLEFLKKLLALPLTSMVRTLVVWGFIDLSKLEKELKSELIKGLTLMTPDNAQLYHSIQQELAEHKRTEEQLQQRIEQLQSIYHLNSATSRAEVLEEIYTEALNALQRTLKADRASVLLFDPDGIIRFKAWRGLSDNYRKAGEGHCPWSRHEKNPQPILVPDVEKEPSLQSLRPAILKEGIRALGFIPLVYQGQLLGKFMIYYNTLHEFTDEEVQLAQTIASHIAFAIERKRAEDALRESEERYALAARGANDGLWDWNLKTGEIYYSPRWKSMLGYEENEIKNSLEEWFSRVHPEDIENLKARIDLHLEGLTPFENEHRMKHKDGTYRWMLSRGLAVRDAEGKAYRMAGSQTDITDRKVAEMQLLHDAFHDALTGLPNRALFMNRLEHATERSKRRQNYQFAVLFLDLDRFKVVNDSLGHLAGDQLLVEIARRLVECLRPGDTVARLGGDEFAILLDGIESLNDAIRVSDRIQKELMSPFNLNGQEVCTTTSIGIALNTIGYIQPDDLLRDADIAMYRAKALGKARYAVFDAGMHTRAVELLHLEASLRRAIEQQEFRLYYQPILCLKSGKITGVEALLRWQHPQRGLISPGEFIPVAEETGLIVAIGEWVIQTACTQSKAWQDMGLPPLFVAINLSARQFQHQNLLELIKKILKETGMAAQTLKLEITESIAMRDLDFSIPILKELSAMGVQILIDDFGTCYSSLGYLNRFPINALKIDQSFVKDIPNNADNAAIIKAIIAMAHSLKLKVIAEGVETEEQLTFLRSQACDEIQGYLLSHPLPAEVFARLYPTFSL; encoded by the coding sequence ATGTTAGAATTTTTGAAAAAGCTCCTGGCATTACCCCTAACCTCGATGGTGAGAACACTTGTTGTTTGGGGTTTTATTGATCTTTCGAAATTAGAAAAAGAGCTGAAAAGTGAACTCATCAAAGGATTGACCCTGATGACCCCGGATAATGCCCAATTGTACCATTCAATCCAGCAAGAGTTGGCCGAGCATAAGCGGACGGAAGAACAGTTACAACAACGCATTGAGCAACTTCAGAGTATTTACCATCTCAACAGTGCCACCAGCCGTGCAGAAGTTCTCGAAGAGATCTACACCGAAGCTCTGAACGCTTTGCAACGTACGTTGAAGGCGGATCGGGCTTCGGTGTTACTATTTGATCCGGATGGCATCATCCGCTTTAAAGCCTGGAGAGGACTTTCCGATAACTACCGAAAAGCTGGAGAAGGTCATTGTCCGTGGTCACGCCACGAAAAGAACCCACAGCCGATCCTGGTTCCTGATGTGGAAAAGGAGCCGAGTTTGCAGTCTCTCCGACCCGCCATTTTAAAGGAGGGCATCCGGGCTCTCGGTTTCATTCCCCTGGTGTATCAAGGTCAGTTGTTAGGGAAATTTATGATTTATTATAACACCCTGCATGAGTTCACCGATGAGGAAGTTCAGTTGGCGCAAACCATCGCCAGTCATATTGCCTTTGCCATAGAGCGCAAGCGGGCGGAGGATGCGTTGCGAGAGAGTGAAGAACGATATGCCCTTGCTGCCCGTGGGGCTAACGATGGACTGTGGGATTGGAATTTGAAAACTGGTGAGATCTATTACTCTCCCCGTTGGAAGTCGATGCTCGGTTATGAGGAAAACGAGATCAAAAATAGCCTCGAGGAGTGGTTTAGCCGGGTGCATCCTGAGGACATTGAAAATTTAAAGGCACGAATCGATTTACATCTGGAAGGCCTCACTCCCTTTGAAAACGAACATCGGATGAAACATAAGGACGGAACTTACCGCTGGATGCTAAGTCGAGGACTTGCAGTTCGAGATGCAGAAGGGAAGGCTTATCGCATGGCCGGTTCTCAGACCGATATTACCGACCGTAAGGTGGCCGAAATGCAACTCTTGCATGATGCGTTTCACGATGCCTTAACAGGCCTACCCAATCGAGCTCTGTTCATGAATCGCCTGGAGCATGCAACCGAGCGTTCAAAACGCCGTCAGAATTATCAGTTTGCGGTCCTCTTTCTGGACCTGGATCGCTTTAAGGTTGTTAATGATAGTCTGGGCCATCTGGCCGGAGATCAGCTCCTTGTTGAGATTGCTCGAAGGTTGGTGGAGTGTTTGCGCCCTGGAGATACCGTTGCCCGTCTGGGGGGAGATGAGTTTGCCATCCTTCTCGATGGGATCGAAAGTCTTAATGATGCCATTCGTGTTTCGGACAGGATCCAAAAAGAACTGATGTCCCCCTTCAATTTAAATGGACAGGAGGTCTGTACAACCACCAGCATAGGGATTGCGCTAAATACCATAGGGTATATCCAACCCGACGATCTTCTACGGGATGCCGATATTGCCATGTATCGGGCCAAAGCGCTGGGTAAGGCAAGGTATGCCGTGTTTGATGCCGGTATGCATACACGGGCTGTGGAACTCTTACACCTGGAGGCCAGCCTTCGACGAGCTATCGAACAGCAGGAGTTTCGACTTTATTACCAACCCATCCTATGTTTGAAAAGTGGTAAGATAACCGGAGTTGAGGCGCTCCTACGCTGGCAACACCCTCAGCGGGGTCTTATCTCTCCAGGGGAGTTTATCCCGGTTGCGGAAGAAACCGGATTGATTGTGGCCATCGGGGAATGGGTAATACAAACGGCATGCACACAAAGTAAAGCCTGGCAAGATATGGGCCTACCCCCACTCTTCGTGGCCATAAACCTGTCGGCTCGCCAGTTTCAGCATCAAAATTTGCTGGAGTTGATCAAAAAGATCCTTAAAGAGACGGGTATGGCTGCTCAAACCCTTAAACTGGAAATTACCGAAAGTATTGCCATGAGAGATCTCGATTTCAGCATCCCGATATTAAAAGAATTGAGTGCCATGGGAGTCCAGATCTTAATAGATGATTTTGGTACCTGTTATTCTTCACTGGGTTATTTAAACCGCTTTCCCATTAACGCCTTAAAAATTGATCAGTCTTTTGTGAAGGATATCCCAAACAATGCGGATAATGCGGCCATTATCAAAGCCATTATTGCCATGGCCCATAGTCTCAAGTTGAAAGTGATCGCCGAGGGAGTGGAAACCGAAGAACAGTTAACCTTTTTACGCTCGCAAGCCTGTGACGAGATCCAAGGTTACTTACTCAGCCACCCACTCCCTGCTGAGGTGTTTGCACGCCTGTACCCCACCTTTTCCCTCTAA